Proteins from a single region of Sinorhizobium alkalisoli:
- a CDS encoding cobyrinate a,c-diamide synthase, whose amino-acid sequence MSGLMIAAPSSGSGKTTVTLGLMRALKRRGHSISPGKAGPDYIDPAFHAAASGEPCLNYDPWAMRRDLLLANAGRASADGCTLIVEAMMGLYDGAADGSGTPADLAATLGLAVILVVDCARLSHSVAALVRGYAGHRDDVRVAGVILNRVGSDRHEAMLRDALGRISVPIFGVIRQDAALRLPERHLGLVQAGEHGALESFIDHAAATIEADCDLDAILAAALPLPLQTRPAPAALKPLGQRIAIARDVAFAFVYEHLIAGWRGQGAELSFFSPLADDGPDGAAEAVYLPGGYPELHAERLAGARGFRNGVRQAAERGVRVFGECGGYMALGEGLVAADGRRHEMLGLLPLVTSFAERKRHLGYRRLHPVDTTFFDGPMTAHEFHYATIVSAGAAEPLFSVTDAAGEDLGRAGLRRRNVAGSFMHLIDRLEAP is encoded by the coding sequence ATGAGCGGCCTGATGATTGCTGCTCCGAGCTCCGGCTCGGGCAAGACGACGGTGACGCTCGGCCTGATGCGGGCGCTCAAGAGGCGGGGACATTCGATTTCGCCCGGCAAGGCGGGGCCGGATTACATTGATCCCGCCTTCCATGCGGCGGCAAGCGGCGAGCCTTGCCTCAACTACGATCCCTGGGCGATGCGGCGGGATCTGCTTCTTGCCAACGCGGGGCGGGCTTCGGCCGACGGCTGCACGCTCATCGTCGAGGCGATGATGGGGCTCTATGACGGCGCCGCCGACGGCAGCGGAACTCCGGCCGATCTCGCTGCCACGCTCGGGCTTGCGGTGATTCTCGTCGTCGATTGCGCCCGCCTGTCTCATTCGGTCGCGGCGCTGGTGCGCGGCTATGCGGGCCATCGCGACGATGTCCGCGTTGCGGGCGTCATCCTCAACCGGGTCGGCAGCGACCGCCACGAGGCGATGCTGCGCGACGCGCTCGGCCGCATTTCGGTGCCGATCTTCGGCGTTATCCGTCAGGATGCCGCGCTAAGGCTGCCCGAACGCCATCTCGGTCTCGTCCAGGCGGGGGAGCACGGCGCGCTCGAAAGCTTCATCGACCATGCTGCCGCCACAATCGAGGCCGATTGCGATCTCGATGCCATTCTTGCCGCCGCCTTGCCGTTGCCATTGCAGACCAGACCGGCACCCGCCGCGCTCAAGCCGCTCGGCCAGCGGATCGCCATTGCCCGTGATGTTGCCTTCGCCTTCGTTTACGAGCATCTCATTGCCGGCTGGCGCGGGCAGGGCGCCGAACTTTCCTTCTTCTCGCCGCTTGCGGACGACGGGCCGGACGGCGCTGCGGAGGCAGTCTATCTTCCCGGTGGCTATCCGGAACTGCACGCGGAACGCCTTGCCGGTGCTCGCGGCTTCCGCAACGGCGTGCGTCAAGCGGCGGAGCGGGGCGTTCGCGTCTTCGGCGAATGCGGCGGCTACATGGCGCTCGGGGAGGGGCTTGTTGCCGCGGACGGCCGCCGGCACGAAATGCTGGGCCTGCTGCCGCTCGTCACCAGTTTTGCCGAGCGCAAGCGGCATCTCGGCTATCGCCGTCTCCATCCCGTCGACACCACGTTTTTCGACGGCCCCATGACGGCACACGAATTCCATTATGCGACCATCGTTTCGGCGGGAGCGGCCGAACCGCTTTTCTCGGTGACGGACGCGGCCGGGGAGGACCTCGGACGGGCGGGCCTGCGCCGAAGAAATGTCGCGGGATCCTTCATGCACCTCATCGACCGGCTGGAGGCCCCATGA
- a CDS encoding beta-ketoacyl-ACP synthase, which yields MTKSANDVVITGVGIVTSQGVGTEPHVKLLTTAEAPKVRIETERFAPYPIHPLPEIDWSEQIPKRGDQRQMENWQRLGVFAAGLALDDAGLKDDLDACGSMDMIVAAGGGERDINVDSLIVDEALKRNDRERLLNEKLTTELRPTLFLAQLSNLLAGNISIVHKVTGSSRTFMGEEAAGISAVETAFARIKAGQSTHTLVGGAFSAERLDIVLLFEAIQAHATGEWHPIWSREAENGGGMILGSVGAFLVLESREHAEARGARIYATIDAIGGDRGSRDEGRLEARLKALAQPATHLDPQSTVVFSGTSGFHDLVRRERKFLETELAARPVRAFGGLVGHGVEAQFPVGMALAALALGHGAEIPPFDPAESPMTAPAKAAVVTTIGHARGEGIAVLAAE from the coding sequence ATGACGAAATCCGCAAACGACGTGGTAATCACCGGCGTCGGCATCGTGACGAGCCAGGGTGTCGGTACCGAGCCGCATGTGAAGCTCCTGACCACGGCCGAAGCACCAAAAGTGCGGATCGAAACCGAACGTTTCGCGCCCTATCCCATTCATCCGCTGCCGGAAATCGACTGGTCCGAGCAAATCCCGAAGCGCGGCGACCAGCGGCAGATGGAGAACTGGCAGCGCCTCGGCGTCTTCGCCGCCGGGCTTGCGCTCGACGATGCGGGCCTGAAGGACGACCTCGACGCTTGTGGCAGCATGGACATGATCGTCGCCGCCGGCGGCGGCGAGCGCGACATCAATGTCGATTCGCTGATCGTCGACGAGGCCTTGAAGCGCAATGATCGCGAGCGACTCCTGAACGAGAAGCTGACCACGGAACTGCGCCCGACGCTCTTTCTCGCCCAGCTTTCCAACCTGCTTGCCGGCAATATTTCCATCGTGCACAAGGTCACTGGCTCCTCGCGCACCTTCATGGGCGAGGAGGCAGCCGGCATCTCGGCGGTCGAGACCGCTTTCGCCCGGATCAAGGCCGGGCAGTCGACCCACACGCTCGTCGGCGGCGCTTTTTCGGCCGAGCGTCTCGACATCGTGCTGCTGTTCGAGGCCATCCAGGCGCATGCAACCGGCGAGTGGCATCCGATCTGGTCTCGCGAGGCGGAAAATGGCGGCGGCATGATCCTCGGTTCGGTGGGCGCTTTCCTCGTGCTCGAGTCGCGCGAACATGCCGAGGCGCGCGGCGCCCGCATCTATGCGACGATCGATGCGATCGGCGGCGACCGCGGCAGCCGCGACGAGGGCCGGCTCGAGGCGCGCCTCAAAGCCCTGGCGCAGCCGGCCACTCACCTCGATCCGCAGTCTACCGTGGTGTTTTCCGGAACCTCCGGTTTCCATGATCTCGTTCGCCGCGAAAGAAAATTCCTCGAAACGGAACTCGCCGCCAGGCCGGTCCGCGCCTTCGGCGGCCTCGTCGGTCATGGTGTCGAGGCGCAGTTCCCGGTCGGCATGGCGCTTGCCGCACTTGCGCTCGGCCATGGTGCCGAAATCCCGCCTTTCGATCCTGCCGAATCGCCGATGACGGCGCCTGCAAAAGCAGCCGTCGTGACGACCATCGGACATGCCCGCGGCGAAGGCATCGCCGTGCTTGCCGCTGAATAA
- the cobD gene encoding threonine-phosphate decarboxylase CobD, translating to MTAPLVHGGGISEAAARFGGAPEDWLDLSTGINPCPVTIPEIDPRVWHRLPDKHLEQAARVAASRYYRTGDLPPLPVPGTQAAIQLLPPLAGSAGRAAILAPTYGEYARVLQAGGMVVDLVETVDDLAAAPFAVIVNPNNPTGRHFQPEQILAVAEAMAARGGLLVVDEAFGDLYPAASVAPHVADHDNLVVFRSFGKFFGLAGLRLGFVIATAPVLESLRERLGPWAVSGPALALSAKLMAADTGAVAKRIWERKAGLDAVLAGAGLKVIGGTGLFALVEHERAQALHEDLCGARILTRKFDYNPHWLRLGPAADEHGDLRLAEALKGAGV from the coding sequence ATGACGGCTCCGCTCGTGCACGGCGGCGGCATCAGCGAGGCGGCGGCGCGATTCGGCGGCGCGCCTGAAGACTGGCTCGACCTTTCGACCGGTATCAACCCGTGTCCGGTGACCATTCCCGAGATCGATCCGCGCGTCTGGCACCGCCTGCCGGACAAGCATCTGGAACAGGCGGCGCGCGTGGCGGCAAGCCGCTACTACCGAACCGGCGATCTGCCGCCTTTGCCGGTGCCCGGCACGCAGGCGGCTATCCAGTTGCTGCCGCCGCTCGCGGGCTCGGCGGGACGGGCCGCGATCCTTGCGCCGACCTATGGCGAATATGCCCGCGTGCTTCAGGCTGGCGGCATGGTCGTCGATCTCGTCGAGACCGTCGACGATCTGGCCGCTGCCCCGTTCGCCGTGATCGTCAATCCCAACAATCCCACCGGTCGGCATTTCCAGCCGGAGCAAATCCTGGCTGTAGCCGAGGCGATGGCCGCGCGCGGCGGCCTTCTCGTGGTCGATGAAGCCTTCGGCGATCTCTATCCGGCGGCAAGCGTTGCGCCGCACGTGGCGGACCACGACAACCTGGTCGTGTTCCGCTCTTTCGGCAAATTCTTCGGGCTTGCCGGTCTGCGCCTTGGCTTCGTGATCGCCACGGCACCCGTGCTGGAGTCGCTGCGCGAGCGGCTGGGGCCGTGGGCCGTTTCCGGTCCGGCGCTGGCCTTGTCGGCCAAGCTGATGGCCGCGGATACCGGGGCAGTCGCCAAACGCATCTGGGAGCGGAAGGCCGGTCTGGATGCGGTGCTCGCGGGGGCCGGGCTCAAGGTGATCGGCGGTACGGGTCTGTTCGCTCTCGTCGAACATGAGCGCGCCCAGGCCCTTCACGAGGACCTTTGCGGGGCGCGCATCCTAACCCGCAAATTCGATTACAACCCGCATTGGCTGCGGCTAGGCCCTGCGGCGGACGAGCACGGGGATCTCCGGCTCGCCGAAGCCTTGAAAGGGGCAGGCGTCTAG
- the cbiB gene encoding adenosylcobinamide-phosphate synthase CbiB, which yields MSETLLILAVALLIDRLLGDPDWLWSRITHPIVHFGQAIGLFDKGLNQAELGKGSLRLRGLVTIAVLVVASMVVGVVLDRLFNVLGAVGFLFEAILVAVFLAQKSLADHVVRVADGLRRDGLAGGREAVSLIVGRDPNTLDEPGVCRAGIESLAENFSDGVVAPALWYALAGLPGLLAYKMLNTADSMIGHKSPRYLHFGWASARLDDLANLPAARLSVLLVAVGAYLRRGAEAARATIDVARRDHGLHRSPNSGWPEAAMAGALDIQLAGPRIYGGVTVDEPMINGTGRPIATAEDVDAAVSVFYAACSVMTLAIAALALPFLLLASGW from the coding sequence ATGTCGGAAACCCTTCTCATCCTGGCGGTGGCACTGCTTATCGACCGTCTCCTCGGCGATCCGGACTGGCTATGGTCGCGGATCACCCATCCGATCGTCCACTTCGGCCAGGCCATCGGCCTATTCGACAAAGGATTGAACCAAGCCGAACTGGGGAAGGGTTCCTTAAGGCTGCGCGGGCTGGTGACGATCGCGGTTCTTGTCGTTGCGAGCATGGTGGTGGGCGTCGTGCTCGACCGCCTTTTCAATGTCCTCGGCGCAGTCGGTTTTCTCTTCGAGGCAATCCTCGTTGCCGTCTTCCTCGCGCAGAAAAGCCTTGCCGATCACGTGGTCCGGGTTGCCGACGGCCTTCGCCGCGACGGCCTTGCGGGCGGCCGCGAGGCGGTGTCCCTGATTGTCGGGCGCGATCCGAACACGCTCGACGAACCGGGCGTCTGCCGCGCGGGGATCGAGAGTCTCGCCGAGAATTTCTCCGACGGGGTCGTTGCTCCCGCCCTCTGGTACGCCTTGGCCGGCCTTCCGGGGTTGCTCGCCTATAAGATGCTCAACACCGCGGATTCGATGATCGGGCACAAGAGCCCACGCTATCTGCATTTCGGCTGGGCTTCCGCGCGGCTGGATGACCTTGCCAATCTTCCGGCAGCGCGGCTTTCGGTCCTCCTCGTTGCCGTCGGCGCCTATCTGAGGCGCGGCGCCGAGGCGGCAAGAGCCACAATCGACGTGGCGCGGCGCGACCACGGCCTGCACCGCTCGCCGAATTCCGGATGGCCGGAAGCGGCGATGGCGGGCGCACTGGATATCCAGTTGGCGGGGCCGCGGATCTATGGCGGCGTGACGGTGGACGAGCCGATGATTAACGGAACCGGGCGGCCGATCGCGACCGCCGAGGATGTCGATGCCGCCGTTTCGGTCTTCTACGCGGCCTGTTCGGTAATGACTCTGGCCATCGCCGCGTTGGCTCTTCCCTTCTTGCTTCTTGCCTCCGGCTGGTAG
- a CDS encoding beta-ketoacyl-ACP synthase produces the protein MSKAYKDHLGRPIVAVTGMGVITSLGQGIEDNWVALTGGVSGIHKITRFPTDSLSTRICGTVDFIELPAENAVERSYAMARETTLEALSQAGISGEFNGPLFLAAPPIEPEWSARFELADRSPPSERPGDAYNRFLAAMRQKADPVFHEAVLFGSISERLADRFGTRGLPVTLSTACASGATAIQLGVEAIRQGRTDRALTVATDGSVSAESLIRFSLLSALSTQNDPPEKASKPFTKDRDGFVIAEGAATLVLESLEAAVARGARVYGILKGCGEKADLFHRTRSSPDGGPAIATIRAALADAGIGESGIGYINAHGTSTPENDKMEYLSMSAVFGERLPSIPVSSNKSMIGHTLTAAGAVEAVFSIQTMLTGTLPPTINYQNPDPAIVLDVVPNVKRDQQVTAVLSNSFGFGGQNASLVMTAEPV, from the coding sequence ATGAGCAAGGCATACAAGGACCATCTCGGCCGTCCGATCGTCGCCGTGACGGGCATGGGCGTCATCACCTCGCTCGGCCAGGGGATCGAAGACAACTGGGTGGCGCTCACGGGCGGCGTATCGGGTATTCACAAGATCACCCGGTTCCCGACGGACAGCCTCTCGACCCGCATCTGCGGTACGGTCGACTTCATCGAGCTGCCGGCGGAAAATGCCGTCGAGCGCTCCTATGCGATGGCGCGGGAGACGACCTTGGAGGCGCTTTCGCAGGCCGGGATTTCGGGCGAGTTCAACGGGCCGCTGTTCCTCGCCGCGCCGCCGATCGAGCCGGAATGGAGCGCCCGCTTCGAGCTTGCCGACCGCTCGCCGCCGTCGGAGCGGCCGGGGGATGCCTACAACCGTTTCCTTGCCGCCATGCGGCAGAAGGCCGATCCGGTGTTCCACGAGGCGGTGCTCTTCGGCTCGATTTCAGAGCGTCTCGCCGACCGTTTCGGTACCCGCGGTCTGCCGGTGACGCTGTCGACCGCCTGCGCGTCCGGCGCCACGGCGATCCAGCTTGGCGTCGAAGCGATCCGCCAGGGCCGCACCGACCGGGCGCTGACGGTCGCAACCGACGGTTCGGTCAGCGCCGAGTCGCTGATCCGGTTCTCGCTGCTTTCGGCGCTATCGACCCAGAACGACCCGCCGGAAAAGGCGTCGAAACCCTTCACCAAGGACCGCGACGGCTTCGTCATCGCCGAAGGGGCGGCGACACTGGTGCTGGAGTCGCTGGAGGCGGCAGTCGCCCGCGGCGCGCGCGTCTACGGCATCCTGAAGGGCTGCGGCGAGAAGGCGGATCTCTTCCACCGCACGCGCTCCTCGCCGGACGGCGGCCCAGCGATCGCGACGATCCGGGCGGCACTTGCGGATGCCGGTATCGGCGAGAGCGGCATCGGCTACATCAATGCCCACGGCACGTCGACGCCGGAAAATGACAAGATGGAATATCTCTCCATGTCGGCCGTGTTCGGCGAGCGCCTGCCATCGATTCCGGTTTCGTCGAACAAGTCGATGATCGGCCATACGCTGACCGCGGCCGGCGCGGTCGAGGCCGTGTTCTCGATCCAGACGATGCTGACCGGCACGCTGCCGCCGACGATCAACTACCAGAACCCTGATCCGGCGATCGTTCTCGACGTCGTTCCGAACGTGAAGCGCGACCAGCAGGTGACGGCGGTCCTGTCCAACTCCTTCGGCTTCGGCGGACAGAACGCCAGCCTTGTGATGACGGCGGAGCCGGTTTGA
- a CDS encoding lipid A biosynthesis lauroyl acyltransferase, which translates to MLITRLVLAADRFRQWAIAQFVLLLLSVLKLLPPDAAIDFMDRVARWIGPKTRRHRLTLTNLRNAFPEKSEAEIETIALESWGNMGRLAAEYVFLDRLFDFDPARAEPGRVEVSGIPLFMELRDNPRPFIVFTAHSGNFEMLPVAGSAFGLEVTVLFRPPNNPYLAEKVFEFRKARMGNLVPSHAGSSFALARQLERGGGVGVLVDQKFRKGLKTKFFGRDVQTNPLLAKLVRQFNCEVYPARCIRLPDGRFRLELEPAVEIPRRADGSVDVTATAQMLNDKVESWVREYPGQWLWYHDRWHIKRSL; encoded by the coding sequence ATGCTGATCACACGGCTGGTGCTTGCCGCCGATCGCTTCAGGCAATGGGCGATTGCCCAGTTCGTGCTTCTGCTTCTGTCGGTGCTGAAGCTTCTGCCGCCGGATGCGGCGATCGATTTCATGGATCGCGTCGCGCGCTGGATCGGGCCGAAAACCCGCCGCCACAGGTTGACGCTCACCAATCTGCGCAATGCCTTCCCGGAGAAGAGCGAGGCGGAGATCGAGACGATCGCGCTCGAAAGCTGGGGCAATATGGGGCGGCTCGCAGCCGAATATGTCTTCCTCGATCGCCTTTTCGATTTCGATCCGGCACGCGCCGAGCCGGGCAGGGTGGAGGTCTCCGGCATTCCGCTCTTCATGGAACTGCGCGACAATCCGCGACCCTTCATCGTTTTCACGGCGCATAGCGGCAATTTCGAAATGCTGCCGGTCGCGGGTTCCGCCTTCGGGCTTGAGGTGACGGTTCTCTTCCGGCCGCCGAACAATCCCTATCTCGCCGAAAAGGTGTTCGAGTTCCGCAAGGCCCGCATGGGCAATCTCGTGCCGTCCCATGCGGGCTCCTCCTTTGCGCTCGCCCGTCAGCTCGAACGCGGCGGCGGCGTCGGCGTCCTTGTCGACCAGAAGTTCCGCAAGGGGCTGAAGACGAAGTTCTTCGGCCGCGACGTGCAGACCAATCCGCTGCTCGCCAAACTCGTCCGGCAGTTCAATTGCGAAGTCTATCCGGCCCGCTGCATCCGTTTGCCGGATGGCCGTTTCCGGCTGGAACTGGAGCCGGCGGTCGAAATCCCGCGCCGGGCGGACGGCAGTGTCGACGTCACGGCAACCGCGCAGATGCTGAACGACAAGGTCGAGAGCTGGGTTCGTGAATATCCGGGCCAATGGCTC
- a CDS encoding Crp/Fnr family transcriptional regulator has product MSDNQTGRKNVQIVAENRRKDIHNSDIPVVCIACEARHGGVCGALTPGQLTELSRHATRRSVEAGSEMLGQGEETRNHANIIRGVVKLSKMMSDGRQQIVGLQFAPDFMGRPFTRESTLSAEAATDIDICAFPHAIVERLMAEAPGLEHRLHAQALKELDEAREWMLTLGRKTAQEKVASFLFLIATHFDPEEGVANEFDLPLSRADIADYLGLTIETVSRQITKLRKDGVIRIENNRRVFVPVMARLKRCAGIDG; this is encoded by the coding sequence ATGAGTGATAACCAAACGGGCAGGAAAAACGTGCAGATCGTCGCCGAGAACCGCCGCAAGGACATCCATAATTCGGACATCCCCGTCGTGTGCATCGCCTGCGAGGCGCGCCATGGCGGCGTCTGCGGCGCACTGACGCCCGGCCAGCTGACGGAACTCAGCCGCCATGCGACGCGGCGCTCGGTGGAGGCCGGCAGCGAGATGCTCGGCCAGGGCGAAGAGACCCGGAACCATGCCAACATCATCCGCGGGGTCGTGAAGCTGAGCAAAATGATGTCGGATGGCCGGCAGCAGATCGTCGGGCTTCAGTTCGCGCCGGACTTCATGGGCAGGCCCTTCACGCGCGAAAGCACGCTGAGTGCGGAAGCGGCGACCGATATCGACATCTGCGCCTTTCCACATGCGATCGTCGAGCGGCTGATGGCCGAGGCGCCAGGCCTCGAACACCGGCTGCACGCCCAGGCCTTGAAGGAACTCGACGAGGCCCGCGAATGGATGCTGACGCTCGGCCGCAAGACGGCCCAGGAGAAGGTTGCGAGCTTCCTTTTTCTCATCGCAACCCATTTCGACCCCGAAGAAGGCGTGGCGAACGAATTCGACCTGCCCCTCTCTCGCGCCGACATCGCCGACTACCTCGGCCTCACCATCGAGACCGTCAGCCGCCAGATCACCAAACTGCGCAAGGACGGCGTGATCCGCATCGAGAACAACCGCCGGGTCTTCGTGCCCGTCATGGCACGCTTGAAGCGCTGCGCCGGGATCGATGGCTGA
- a CDS encoding acyl carrier protein, which translates to MTATFDKVADIIAETSEIDRETIKPESHTIDDLGIDSLDFLDIVFAIDKEFGIKIPLEQWTQEVNEGKVSTEEYFVLKNLCAKIDELRAAKA; encoded by the coding sequence GTGACAGCTACATTCGACAAGGTTGCCGACATTATTGCAGAAACGAGCGAGATCGATCGCGAGACGATCAAGCCGGAGAGCCACACCATCGACGATCTCGGCATCGACAGTCTGGATTTCCTCGACATCGTTTTCGCGATCGACAAGGAATTCGGCATCAAGATCCCGCTGGAGCAGTGGACTCAGGAAGTCAATGAAGGCAAGGTCTCGACCGAGGAATATTTCGTTCTGAAGAACCTCTGCGCCAAGATCGACGAATTGCGGGCCGCCAAGGCCTGA
- a CDS encoding 3-hydroxyacyl-ACP dehydratase FabZ family protein — protein MLLEYFQMIDRIESVDLTAGRLTARSVVPDKSPVFEGHFPGYPLVPGVLLIETMAQASGFLVLAATKFAAMPFLMSVDGAKMRSFVEPSAELEIEALLEHEGSGFAVTKAKIASGGKKICDAQLKLRTVPFDQVPLGDIVRKRAEELGLMAATAGSEK, from the coding sequence ATGCTCCTTGAGTATTTCCAGATGATCGACCGGATCGAGAGTGTCGATCTTACGGCCGGCCGACTGACGGCACGCTCCGTCGTCCCGGACAAGAGCCCCGTCTTCGAGGGGCATTTTCCCGGCTATCCACTGGTCCCGGGCGTCCTCCTGATCGAGACCATGGCGCAGGCCTCCGGTTTCCTCGTGCTCGCGGCGACGAAATTCGCGGCGATGCCGTTCCTGATGTCGGTCGACGGCGCCAAGATGCGCAGTTTCGTCGAGCCCTCGGCAGAACTCGAGATCGAGGCGCTGCTGGAGCACGAAGGGTCCGGTTTCGCCGTCACCAAGGCGAAGATTGCCTCGGGCGGCAAGAAGATCTGCGATGCCCAGTTGAAGCTGAGAACGGTCCCCTTCGATCAGGTGCCGCTCGGCGATATCGTTCGCAAGCGCGCCGAGGAACTGGGTCTCATGGCCGCAACGGCCGGTTCGGAGAAATAA
- the hemN gene encoding oxygen-independent coproporphyrinogen III oxidase has translation MDEALILKHAAPVPRYTSYPTAPHFSAEVGNSHYTGWLGALGAGDRLSLYAHIPYCDRLCWFCACHTKQTLRYDPVAAYLKGLRREIATAGGLTGAGARVTALHLGGGSPTLLRPEDLIALRQEFTRHFAFADECEISVEMDPNDLDAGRHDALAAIGMTRASFGIQDFDPTVQKAINRIQTYEQTREAIEASRARGVRSVNVDVLYGLPYQTLSSLERTIDAALSLAPDRVALFGYAHVPWMKKHQAMIPEESLPGIVERYAQMSRAAEMLVVAGYQPIGIDHFARPADALAVASREGRLRRNFQGYTDDVAETLIGLGASAIGQFRQGYVQNIPATGEYLREVGQGGLAAVRGYLMTPEDRLRARVIALIMCEFGFSFERIAAEFPGLAAAVIEEARLFRAQDADGLTVIENGVFGLTSRGRPFARTVAAAFDAHLRSGRGRHSVAV, from the coding sequence ATGGACGAAGCACTGATACTGAAACATGCCGCGCCGGTACCGCGTTATACCAGCTATCCGACAGCGCCGCATTTCTCGGCGGAGGTCGGCAATTCACATTATACGGGCTGGCTCGGCGCACTCGGCGCCGGCGACAGGCTGTCGCTCTACGCTCATATTCCCTATTGCGACCGGCTCTGCTGGTTCTGTGCCTGCCACACCAAGCAGACGCTGCGCTACGATCCGGTCGCCGCCTATCTCAAGGGGCTGCGCCGTGAAATCGCGACGGCCGGCGGGCTCACGGGTGCGGGCGCCCGCGTTACCGCGCTGCACCTCGGCGGCGGTTCGCCGACGCTTTTGCGGCCGGAGGACCTGATTGCGCTCAGGCAAGAGTTCACCCGCCATTTCGCCTTTGCCGATGAGTGCGAGATCAGCGTCGAGATGGACCCTAACGATCTCGACGCCGGCCGCCACGACGCGCTCGCGGCGATCGGCATGACACGGGCGAGCTTCGGCATCCAGGATTTCGATCCGACGGTGCAGAAGGCGATCAACCGGATCCAGACCTATGAGCAGACGCGCGAGGCGATCGAGGCGTCGCGGGCCCGCGGCGTGCGTTCCGTCAATGTCGATGTGCTCTACGGCCTGCCTTACCAGACGTTGTCGTCGCTCGAGCGCACCATCGACGCGGCGCTTTCTCTCGCTCCGGATCGGGTCGCGCTCTTCGGCTACGCGCATGTGCCGTGGATGAAGAAGCACCAGGCGATGATCCCGGAGGAGAGCCTGCCGGGCATCGTCGAGCGCTATGCGCAGATGTCGCGTGCAGCCGAAATGCTGGTCGTCGCCGGCTATCAGCCGATCGGCATCGATCATTTCGCCAGGCCGGCGGATGCGCTCGCCGTCGCCAGTAGGGAGGGGCGGCTCCGGCGCAACTTCCAGGGCTATACCGATGATGTCGCCGAAACGCTGATCGGCCTCGGCGCATCGGCAATCGGTCAGTTCCGGCAGGGCTACGTGCAGAATATTCCGGCGACGGGAGAATATCTGCGTGAGGTGGGGCAGGGCGGGCTTGCCGCCGTCCGCGGTTATCTGATGACGCCGGAGGACCGGCTGCGGGCGCGGGTGATCGCGCTCATCATGTGCGAGTTCGGGTTCTCCTTCGAGCGGATTGCGGCGGAGTTTCCCGGGCTTGCCGCAGCGGTCATCGAGGAGGCGCGGCTCTTTCGCGCCCAGGACGCCGATGGTCTCACCGTGATCGAGAACGGCGTCTTCGGTCTGACCTCGCGCGGCAGGCCCTTCGCGAGGACGGTCGCGGCCGCCTTCGACGCGCATCTTCGCTCGGGGCGGGGAAGGCACTCGGTCGCCGTTTAG
- a CDS encoding zinc-binding dehydrogenase, whose protein sequence is MRALQLLDDRKLEITDLAEPEAPGPGEVTLRVKAVALNHIDVWGWRGMAFAKRKMPLVIGAEASGVVESIGPGVANVLPGQLVSIYGARTCGLCRPCREGRDNLCEHVGGVHGFHLDGFAQEKVNLPARLLVPAPPGVDAVGAALAPVTFGTVEHMLFDNAKLEPGETILVHAGGSGIGTAAIQLAKKIGCTVITTVGSDDKIEKAKALGADHVINYRTDRFEGVVRKLTKKKGVDVVFEHVGKDTWAGSMLSMKRGGRLVTCGSTSGVSTDMNLMMLFQQQLKLLGSFGCRMENMANAMQKMARRLVHPVIDTEVGLSDIDRALERMESRQIFGKIVLRMD, encoded by the coding sequence ATGCGCGCCCTGCAATTGCTCGATGACCGCAAGCTCGAAATCACCGACTTGGCCGAACCGGAGGCGCCGGGTCCCGGCGAGGTGACGCTGCGCGTCAAGGCGGTCGCGCTCAACCACATCGACGTCTGGGGCTGGCGCGGCATGGCTTTCGCCAAGCGCAAGATGCCGCTGGTGATCGGTGCGGAGGCTTCCGGCGTCGTCGAGAGCATCGGGCCGGGTGTCGCCAATGTGCTGCCGGGGCAACTCGTGTCGATCTATGGGGCGCGCACGTGCGGCCTTTGCCGCCCCTGCAGGGAGGGGCGCGACAATCTCTGCGAACATGTGGGCGGCGTGCACGGCTTCCATCTCGACGGCTTTGCGCAGGAGAAGGTCAACCTGCCGGCGCGCCTGCTCGTGCCGGCGCCTCCGGGTGTCGATGCGGTCGGTGCGGCGCTTGCGCCCGTCACCTTCGGGACGGTCGAGCACATGCTCTTCGACAATGCCAAGCTCGAGCCGGGCGAGACGATCCTCGTTCATGCGGGCGGCTCCGGCATCGGCACGGCCGCCATCCAGCTCGCCAAGAAGATCGGCTGCACGGTCATCACCACGGTTGGCTCCGACGACAAGATCGAGAAAGCCAAGGCGCTCGGCGCCGATCACGTCATCAACTACCGCACCGACCGTTTCGAGGGCGTGGTGCGCAAGCTCACGAAAAAGAAGGGCGTCGACGTCGTCTTCGAGCATGTCGGCAAGGACACCTGGGCGGGCTCGATGCTGTCGATGAAGCGCGGCGGTCGCCTGGTCACCTGCGGCTCGACCTCGGGCGTGTCGACAGACATGAACCTGATGATGCTCTTTCAGCAGCAGTTGAAGCTGCTCGGCTCCTTCGGCTGCCGCATGGAGAACATGGCGAATGCCATGCAGAAGATGGCGCGCAGGCTCGTTCATCCGGTGATCGACACGGAGGTCGGACTCTCCGACATCGACCGGGCGCTGGAGCGGATGGAGTCCCGCCAGATCTTCGGCAAGATCGTCCTCAGGATGGACTGA